The following is a genomic window from Gymnodinialimonas ceratoperidinii.
CGCAGGCGGAGGAAGTGGAACAGGTTGTGCAGGTCCACCTTCCAGTACCACTGGGTGTAAACGTTGGCCGGCAGGTTCATCCGCGCCAGCTCGCGGGCGAGGCCTTGCTGGCCGTCCTGGCTCAACATCTCCTCGTAGTGGTCATAGGCCCGGCCCGCGTCGTCCTTGAGCAGGCGCAGCACGCGCTCAGCCTCGGCGCCTTGCAGGGTCTCGCCCCGGCCCTGGTTGTTCACGGTCGATTGCGCGGCCAGTTGCTCGGGCTGCGGGATGTAGAACTCCCGGTCGAGGATCGAGTAGCGGGCGGAATATTCGTTCACGTTGGCCGTGCGGTGGCGGATCCACTGGCGGGCGACGAAGACCGGCAGCTTCACGTGCAGCTTGAGCTCGCACATCTCGAACGGGGTCGAGTGCCAATGCCGCATCAGGTAGCGGATCAGCCCCTCGTCGTTGGAGACATGCTTGGTCCCCGCCCCGTAGGAGACCCGCGCGGCCTGCACGATGGCGCTGTCGTCGCCCATGTAATCGATGACCCGCACGAAGCCGTGGTCAAGCACCTCGCGCGCCTCGTAGAGGTGCTTTTCCATCCCCGGCGCGACGGCGCGCAGCGTAGCCTGTGGGTTCGCGCGAGAGGCTTGGATATCCTCCAGTTGTTCAGGGGTCAGCGTCATGACATTGGTCCTTGTGGAGGAATCGGGAGCGAGGGACTTGAGGGCACATATTGCCCCAAGCGACGCTCCACTCGCAAGATGATGATGAGGTACGATGGCAGGCGGCGGCGTGGCGAAACTGGAACGGTTGACAGCGGGATGGCCGCTTGCCGCCGTGTTTCTGGCGAAACTCCTGTTTGCCGCGCTGTTTGGCGTGATGATCCTCTCCGCCCTGATCGTCACGCGGCTGGTCTGGCAGGATGATTGGGCCGTCGCGCGCTACGACGCCTTGGTAATTTTCGCGCTGGTCACGCAGATCGTCTTCATCTGGCGCGGGCTCGAGACCTGGGAAGAGGCCCGCGTGATCCTCATCTTCCACGTCACCGGCACGCTGATGGAGATCTTCAAACTCGCCCAGGGCTCATGGGATTACCCCGACCAAGGCCTGTTGGAGATCGGCGGCGTGCCGCTTTTCTCGGGCTTCATGTATGCCAGCGTCGGCAGTTTCATCGCACGTGCGATCCGGCTCTTCCATATCCGCTTCGCCCCCTACCCGCCGTTCTGGGCGACCTACCTGCTGGCGGTGGCGATCTACGTCAATTTCTACACCCACCATTATACCTACGACATCCGATGGCTGCTCTTCGCCGCCACGCTCCTCCTGTTCTGGCGCACGCGGATCTGGCTCTACATCCGCGAACGCCCCCTCTCCCTCCGACTGCCCCTCGGCGCGTTTCTCTCGGCCTGGCTGCTCTGGATCGCCGAGAACGTGGGCACCTTCACCCAAACGTGGAGCTACGCGGTGCAGGGCGATACCGGTCTGGTGGACCTCGGTAAATTCGGCTCGTGGTACCTGCTGATTTTCGTGGCCTTCGTGACCGTGACATTGGTGGTCCGGGATGCGATGCATCCCCGTGGCATCCGTCCGCCCGCGCGCGAGACCGCGTAACCTCGGGCTGGTTTTACCGAGCCACGACGTTAGATTGATAACCAACACGGGGCCCCGAAAGGGTCCGCAACGAGGAGAGTATGACATGGCAATTCGCTACCTGCACACGATGGTACGGGTGAAGGATCTGGACGCATCCATGGCGTTTTACAAGCTTCTGGGCCTCGAAGAGACCCGGCGCATCGAGAACGAAGACGGGCGCTTCTCGCTGATCTTCATGTCGCC
Proteins encoded in this region:
- the thyX gene encoding FAD-dependent thymidylate synthase: MTLTPEQLEDIQASRANPQATLRAVAPGMEKHLYEAREVLDHGFVRVIDYMGDDSAIVQAARVSYGAGTKHVSNDEGLIRYLMRHWHSTPFEMCELKLHVKLPVFVARQWIRHRTANVNEYSARYSILDREFYIPQPEQLAAQSTVNNQGRGETLQGAEAERVLRLLKDDAGRAYDHYEEMLSQDGQQGLARELARMNLPANVYTQWYWKVDLHNLFHFLRLRADSHAQYEIRVYADAICEMVKDWVPAAYSAFEDYRMGGVNLSAKGVEVLKRKLAGEDVTQESSGMSKGEWRELMAAFE
- a CDS encoding DUF817 domain-containing protein gives rise to the protein MAGGGVAKLERLTAGWPLAAVFLAKLLFAALFGVMILSALIVTRLVWQDDWAVARYDALVIFALVTQIVFIWRGLETWEEARVILIFHVTGTLMEIFKLAQGSWDYPDQGLLEIGGVPLFSGFMYASVGSFIARAIRLFHIRFAPYPPFWATYLLAVAIYVNFYTHHYTYDIRWLLFAATLLLFWRTRIWLYIRERPLSLRLPLGAFLSAWLLWIAENVGTFTQTWSYAVQGDTGLVDLGKFGSWYLLIFVAFVTVTLVVRDAMHPRGIRPPARETA